The following is a genomic window from Rhizobium favelukesii.
AGGGACCTCACAGTTCGTATGAGAACTGGCTCGTCTACTCGGTTGAGGGCGGCGCGCAAATGACCGATATGAACATCGACGGTGCGGAGGCCTATATGCACATTGTCCGGCCACGCTGCATTCTTCAGTTCAGGTCGGGAGTACACCCTGAATGGGTCTTTCATCAGGTGATGTAAAAGACGAAACGCTGTTGGAGTAAGATGGATTGAATGGCCATTTCGCAGCACGCGATGGCTGGTTATATTCAGCTCAAGATCACGAAATGTCAGTGCCTCACGAGGACGAATGACAGAGCCTTGAGACAAGTAGTCAGAGTTCGGTCCAGAAGCATAGTTGTTGGTCATGGTCATTGATCCTGGTTGTGTGAGGCGTCTGCGACAAACCTGCATGCACTATGCCAAGTGAAAAAATCATTCTAGAACAAGAGAAAGGCACCAGAGGTGCTGTGTTCAATGTCCGTCATTGTCGGCTCAATGAGCAGAACCCTTCAAACTGGATGAAAGGTTTTCGGTGCACTTTCCTGGCTGGGAAATGAACAGAAGACCGTGAAGGCATTGCAGATTTCGGACGCCCAGAAGGCATTCATTTTTAAAGTAAGGTGATGACGGCGTTTCGGTTGCCGAGATCTGCGATAAGTCTCATGGTGCCTGGCTCGACACTGATCGACGTCAGCACTGACGAGATTGCCACTAAGTTGGCCATCGACGCTCCGATTGCTGATGTCAGAGCCGTTCAACGGAGGTCATTGCGCGGCAGGAGCGCCTCGGGCTTAGAGCAGGCATCTCGATTCGATTTGAACTATAAAATGGAAAGAAATGCAATTTGAATCTCGTCCTCACAATGACCCACATCAAGAAGCCAGCTAAGAGTGCTCGGCGGGCTCCGGATGTTGCGGCACTCAGTGCCTTAGATCGGCCAGAGGGCTTCGCAGGCATCGCTGATGTCGCGTGACATGATGTTCCAATATGAACTATAGGTCATCTCTAGGCTGTAATGGCCCCATAAATATCCGGACACGATCTCCCACTTAACAAGTGTGCGAGGTAATGTGCCCATTATGACCAGTCACAGTCCTAAGATAGAAGTCCTGTCCGGCCCTGAGCGCCGCCGTCGCTGGTCGACGGCAGAGAAGCTTGCCATCATCCAGGAGACATATGAGCCGGACGCTACGGTGAGCATTGTTGCTCGCCGCTATGGCATCCAGCCGAACCAGTTGTTCACCTGGCGTAAGCTTGCCACCCAAGGGGCTTTGACGGCAACTGCTGCCGAGGAAGATGTCGTTCCCGCATCCGAATATCGTGCCCTTCAGAACCAGGTCAAAGAACTGCAGCGCTTGCTCGGCAAGAAGACGATGGAAGGCGAGATTCTCAAAGAGGCGCTTGAGATCGCGACCGGCCCAAAAAAACATCTGTTGCGCTCGCTGTCATTGCCGAAGGGAAGTTCCCGATGACGGCTGTGTGCGAGACTTTTGGTATTGCCCGGTCAAACATGGTTGAGCGTGTGAAACAGTGTCCCCACAAAGCCCGTGGTCGGCCGCCGCTCGCCGATGATGATCTCGTCGATGAAATCAAAGCGATCATCTCCGAGATGCCGACCTATGGATATCGCCGGGTTCATGCGATCTTACGCCGTAAAGCCCGCGGCGAAAGCCGCCCATGGCCGAACGCCAAACGCGTTTATCGGGTGATGAAGGTGCACGGCCTGCTTCTCCAACGCCATACTGGAGCCATTGATACCCGCCGCCACGATGGTCGCGTTGCTGTAACTCAGTCGAATTTGCGTTGGTGCTCGGACGGTTTTGAAATCGGCTGTGATAACAAAGAAAAGGTCCGCGTTGCCTTTGCGCTCGACTGCTGTGACCGCGAGGCCATTGCCCATGTCGCCACCACTGAAGGCATCAAGAGCGAAGATGTTCAGGACCTTGTCATAACGGCCGTCGAAAACCGTTTCGGCCGCATCAATATCCTTCCTAAGCCCATCGAATGGCTGACCGACAATGGATCGTTGCTTTATTGCGGCAGGCACGAAATCGCTGCTGCTGGATATCGGGCTGGAGCCTTGCACGACGCCGGTCCGCAGCCCTCAGTCCAACGGAATGGCCGAAGCCTTCGTCAAAACGTTCAAGCGCGATTACGTCTCTGTGAATTCCATCCCGGACGCTGAAACGGTCATCGCCCAACTGCCATTGTGGTTCGAGCACTACAACACGCTTCACCCGCACAAAGCTTTGGGATATCGGTCACCGCGCGAGTTCTTAAACAGTCAAACAGAAATCTGATCCTGTCCGGTTTTTATGGGGCAACTCCATAGGCATACCGGCGAAACACTTTGCGAATATCTAAACCACGAACGTCGAGCGGC
Proteins encoded in this region:
- a CDS encoding winged helix-turn-helix domain-containing protein, whose product is MQVCRRRLTQPGSMTMTNNYASGPNSDYLSQGSVIRPREALTFRDLELNITSHRVLRNGHSIHLTPTAFRLLHHLMKDPFRVYSRPELKNAAWPDNVHIGLRTVDVHIGHLRAALNRVDEPVLIRTVRSLGYALFE